From Myotis daubentonii chromosome 7, mMyoDau2.1, whole genome shotgun sequence, a single genomic window includes:
- the FAM124B gene encoding protein FAM124B, giving the protein MDKTQEPPAMTVHLLASSGQGALLQQALDQLLGCLCPEVRLFMVSERVSAVKNYDKCHPKRSRFPGMSVLLFLHHSRGEERLLGVLHSLRQWPWQCYPGLSLQGSPCPYSLAGQEFYTLDNHMPVWGVRQVHCGTEVLRVTLYCTFDNYEDAISLYEMILQREATPQKSNFCFFVLYATESFALQLSLKQLPLGMSVDPKESSVLQFKVQEIGQLVPLLPHPCVPISRTRWQTQDYDGNKILLQIQSNPGLGVRNSELSFLNGNPEADMLPQGSRVTPVSTRRTLELRRRRSRGRRFKAASLEFPESSGSPASDSSRGTLWRSPGCSSQVSSPATDAQLPLCSSHLEPGARMKVFGWENAFEKLEAETNVDTGRTVVNSEPRKSFLSRFPRDLQTSQPPSASSLRATASKNNKNLKESIHPLSLAGQRDLDARKIISKCLHLPVQGEEKEGEEEFFI; this is encoded by the exons TGGTGTCAGAGCGGGTCAGTGCCGTGAAAAACTATGACAAGTGCCACCCCAAGCGGTCCCGGTTCCCAGGGATGTCTGTTCTGCTCTTCCTGCACCACAGCCGCGGAGAGGAGCGGCTGCTTGGAGTTCTCCACTCGCTGCGGCAGTGGCCCTGGCAGTGCTACCCCGGCCTGAGCCTGCAGGGCAGCCCGTGTCCCTACAGTCTCGCCGGTCAGGAGTTCTACACTCTGGACAACCACATGCCCGTCTGGGGCGTGAGGCAGGTGCACTGCGGCACCGAGGTCCTGCGGGTGACGCTCTACTGCACCTTTGATAACTACGAAGACGCCATCAGCCTCTATGAGATGATCCTGCAGAGGGAAGCCACCCCGCAGAAGAGCAACTTCTGTTTCTTCGTGCTCTACGCCACCGAGAGCTTCGCCCTGCAGCTGTCCCTGAAGCAGCTGCCCCTCGGAATGTCTGTGGACCCCAAAGAGTCGTCGGTGCTGCAGTTTAAGGTCCAAGAGATTGGCCAGTTAGTGCCTCTCCTCCCGCATCCGTGCGTCCCCATCAGCCGCACCAGGTGGCAAACGCAGGACTACGATGGCAACAAGATTCTGCTTCAG ATCCAATCGAATCCAGGTCTTGGTGTTAGGAACAGCGAGCTTTCCTTTCTGAATGGCAACCCCGAGGCTGACATGCTTCCCCAGGGATCCAGGGTGACCCCGGTCTCCACAAGGAGGACCCTAGAGCTGAGAAGGCGAAGGAGCCGGGGCAGGAGGTTCAAAGCGGCTTCTCTGGAATTTCCTGAGTCCAGTGGGAGCCCAGCATCAGACAGCTCTCGTGGCACCTTGTGGAGAAGCCCTGGCTGCTCATCCCAGGTCAGCAGCCCAGCTACAGATGCCCAACTGCCTCTGTGTTCTTCCCACCTTGAACCCGGGGCCAGAATGAAGGTCTTTGGTTGGGAAAATGCCTTTGAGAAGCTGGAGGCAGAGACCAATGTCGACACAGGGCGCACTGTGGTCAACTCTGAACCCAGGAAATCGTTTCTGAGCAGGTTTCCGAGGGATCTGCAGACCAGCCAGCCACCATCAGCCTCCTCCTTAAGGGCAACTGCctccaaaaacaacaaaaacttgaAGGAAAGCATCCATCCTTTGTCACTTGCTGGCCAAAGGGACCTTGATGCAAGGAAGATAATCTCGAAATGTCTTCATCTGCCAGTTCAGggtgaagaaaaagaaggagaagaagaattctttatatag